The Triticum aestivum cultivar Chinese Spring chromosome 3A, IWGSC CS RefSeq v2.1, whole genome shotgun sequence genome includes a region encoding these proteins:
- the LOC123059538 gene encoding abscisic stress-ripening protein 1-like: protein MGRHSSSSGKTEAGGEQYRKEEKHHKHMEKLAKLGAVAAGAYARHEKHEARKDPEHARSHKMKEKIAATVAAGSAGFAIHEHHKKKEAKKHARHAHHHRYNHGCICTCRP from the exons ATGGGCCgccacagcagcagcagcggcaagacCGAGGCCGGCGGCGAGCAGTACCGCAAGGAGGAGAAGCATCACAAGCACATGGAGAAGCTGGCCAAGCTCGGTGCCGTCGCCGCCGGAGCATACGCTAGG CACGAGAAGCACGAGGCGAGGAAGGACCCGGAGCATGCGAGGTCGCACAAGATGAAGGAGAAGATCGCCGCCACTGTCGCCGCCGGCAGCGCAGGATTCGCCATCCACGAGCACCACAAGAAGAAAGAGGCCAAGAAGCACGCTCGTCATGCCCACCACCACAGATAcaatcatggatgcatatgcacATGTAGACCCTAG